The Proteus vulgaris genome has a segment encoding these proteins:
- the nfdA_1 gene encoding amidohydrolase yields MTFQIADTLYYNGFIYTADHHDNIVDAIAINQGVIIATGKKECLLSYCNDKTELIDLQGKMAMPGIIDAHMHPFWGGATLAGCHLDYQSLSIDDILSRIQKYLDENFINSDNEWLKVSAWYREGMQPEGVQMTRYHLDTLNTTRPILLFSSDCHSVLANSRALELLNITAETPDPPDGNIERDGDRTPIGILEDAPAMQAIDSLPPLTEAQNLHIARHVQKLLNEQGVTTIMDARAGEPQLRAFNTLRKAGELTLRVENAVEITPDDVPSIDDIPNAVRHATTRFSQWHQISENAQPSVAIRHIKLFLDGVLQAPIMTARLHAPYRINVGTDDTPHWQPSEHVGDLYFSPEILTPLIIEIAREGYHPHIHTVAEGAISTALDAISEMRKVLPKKDIRPGLAHNELMCEKDYARFTQLKTTPFLSFQWAAVEQSNIEKDIEMLGKSRCDYLETAGKFIDAGVTVAFGSDWPIDPLNEWYNFKVAMTRQKNVTSPRLDNDRNLTLIEVLRAATINAAQALDMERQIGSLEVGKFADFIVLDRNLFEISAEDVENVRVLCTIIAGKPTI; encoded by the coding sequence ATGACATTTCAAATTGCAGACACTCTTTATTACAACGGGTTTATTTATACCGCGGATCATCATGATAATATTGTTGATGCTATCGCGATAAACCAGGGTGTAATTATAGCTACAGGTAAAAAAGAGTGTTTACTTTCTTACTGTAATGACAAAACTGAACTGATTGATTTACAGGGAAAAATGGCTATGCCTGGCATTATTGATGCACATATGCACCCATTTTGGGGTGGTGCAACATTAGCGGGTTGCCATCTTGATTATCAATCACTCTCTATCGATGATATTTTATCGCGCATTCAAAAATACCTTGATGAAAATTTTATTAATAGTGATAACGAATGGTTAAAGGTCTCTGCATGGTATCGTGAAGGAATGCAACCAGAAGGTGTACAAATGACACGTTATCACCTTGATACCCTAAATACGACTCGCCCTATTTTACTTTTTTCTAGTGATTGTCATAGCGTTCTTGCTAATTCTCGAGCTTTAGAACTGTTAAATATCACTGCTGAAACACCCGATCCTCCTGATGGAAATATCGAGCGTGATGGCGATAGAACTCCCATTGGCATTCTTGAAGATGCCCCCGCAATGCAAGCCATTGATAGCTTGCCTCCACTCACTGAAGCACAAAACCTACACATAGCCCGTCATGTTCAAAAATTATTAAATGAACAAGGCGTAACCACCATTATGGATGCGCGTGCGGGTGAACCTCAATTACGCGCCTTTAATACATTAAGAAAAGCCGGTGAACTGACCCTTCGTGTTGAAAATGCCGTTGAAATCACACCCGATGATGTGCCATCTATTGATGATATTCCAAACGCGGTACGCCATGCTACAACTCGTTTTTCACAATGGCATCAAATCAGCGAAAATGCTCAACCCAGCGTTGCTATCCGTCATATTAAACTTTTTCTTGATGGTGTATTACAAGCGCCGATTATGACAGCTCGTTTACACGCACCATATCGCATCAATGTGGGCACAGATGACACACCACATTGGCAACCATCTGAACATGTTGGTGACCTCTATTTTTCACCTGAAATCTTAACGCCATTAATCATAGAAATTGCTCGTGAGGGTTATCATCCTCATATTCATACCGTTGCTGAAGGTGCAATCAGCACAGCACTGGATGCTATCAGTGAAATGCGTAAAGTCTTACCTAAAAAAGACATTAGACCGGGGCTTGCGCATAATGAATTGATGTGTGAAAAAGATTATGCTCGTTTTACACAACTAAAAACCACCCCTTTTCTCTCCTTCCAATGGGCTGCTGTAGAGCAGAGCAATATCGAAAAAGATATTGAAATGCTAGGTAAATCTCGCTGTGACTATTTGGAAACGGCAGGAAAATTTATTGATGCAGGCGTCACCGTGGCTTTTGGTAGCGACTGGCCGATAGATCCACTTAATGAATGGTACAATTTTAAAGTTGCAATGACGCGCCAAAAAAATGTCACAAGCCCACGCCTTGATAACGATCGCAATCTTACATTAATTGAAGTCTTACGAGCTGCTACCATTAATGCCGCTCAGGCATTGGATATGGAGAGACAAATTGGATCATTAGAAGTCGGAAAATTTGCTGATTTTATTGTATTAGATAGAAACCTGTTTGAAATATCGGCAGAAGATGTTGAAAATGTCAGGGTATTGTGTACGATCATAGCGGGGAAACCCACAATTTAG
- the moeB gene encoding molybdopterin biosynthesis protein MoeB has protein sequence MSIELTDEETLRYNRQIVLRGFDFDGQEALKSASVLIVGAGGLGCSASQYLTAAGVGKLTLLDFDTVSLSNLQRQILHRDATIGQPKVLSAKATLEAINPHVTIETVDALLEDEALAQLISQHDIVMDCTDNVTVREQLNRLCFHQKKPLVSGAAIRMEGQISVFTYQNGEPCYRCLSHLFGDNALSCVEAGIMAPVVGTIGTLQAVEAIKLLTDYGENLHGKVLMFDAMRMQFREFKLPKNPHCEVCSANLPDN, from the coding sequence ATGAGTATAGAATTAACCGATGAAGAAACACTACGCTATAATCGCCAGATTGTATTGCGAGGCTTTGATTTTGATGGTCAAGAAGCGTTGAAAAGCGCTTCTGTACTAATTGTTGGCGCAGGTGGCTTAGGATGTAGCGCTTCGCAATATCTAACGGCCGCTGGCGTAGGGAAACTTACATTATTAGATTTTGATACCGTTTCTCTTTCTAATCTTCAGCGCCAAATTCTTCATCGCGATGCCACGATTGGTCAACCCAAAGTACTCTCTGCAAAAGCCACATTAGAAGCTATTAATCCTCATGTCACAATAGAAACCGTTGATGCATTACTTGAAGATGAGGCTTTAGCACAGCTTATTAGCCAACATGATATTGTTATGGATTGTACGGATAATGTGACTGTGCGCGAACAACTTAATCGTCTCTGCTTTCATCAGAAGAAACCGCTAGTATCTGGTGCTGCTATTCGTATGGAAGGTCAAATCAGTGTATTCACCTACCAAAATGGCGAACCTTGCTATCGTTGTCTGAGCCACCTTTTTGGCGATAACGCCTTGAGTTGTGTTGAAGCGGGCATAATGGCGCCTGTTGTGGGTACTATCGGTACATTACAAGCCGTTGAAGCAATAAAGTTACTCACTGACTACGGTGAAAATTTGCATGGCAAAGTATTAATGTTTGACGCAATGCGAATGCAATTTCGTGAGTTTAAGCTCCCTAAAAACCCACATTGCGAAGTGTGCTCCGCCAATTTACCTGACAACTAA
- the moeA gene encoding molybdopterin biosynthesis protein, translating into MSQCHVSGLLSLDEALEKLLEKPLAITDTLNIPLNNAANYILSADITSPLNVPPFDNSAMDGYGLRYADLDAQTPLPVAGKSFAGIPFEGELPAGQCVRIMTGAMVPTGVDTVIMQEEAEISESGIRFPHPAKKGQNIRHIGEDIKENEVVLPAGTKLSTAQLPLIASLGIATVHVYRRLKVAVFSTGDELQTIGQPLKAGQIYDTNRFAVRLMLEKLGCEVLDLGVIPDSPEKLRETFKKADQEADLVISSGGVSVGEADYTKQILDEIGEIGFWKLAIKPGKPFAFGRLHHAWFCGLPGNPVSATVTFYQLVQPLIARLSGFSHWKAPQRFQAIAQSSLKKSVGRLDFQRGIASINAEGVWQVDTSGHQGSHVYSSFSVANCFIVLERERGKIAAGETVTIELFNSLLKSE; encoded by the coding sequence ATGAGTCAATGTCACGTTAGCGGTTTATTATCTCTTGATGAAGCGCTAGAAAAACTACTTGAAAAACCGCTGGCAATTACCGATACCCTTAACATCCCATTAAATAATGCAGCCAATTATATTCTAAGTGCAGATATTACATCTCCACTCAATGTTCCGCCTTTTGATAATTCTGCAATGGATGGTTACGGACTTCGTTACGCTGACTTAGACGCTCAAACTCCTCTTCCTGTGGCAGGAAAATCATTCGCTGGTATTCCTTTTGAGGGAGAACTTCCTGCTGGTCAATGTGTACGCATTATGACAGGGGCAATGGTTCCTACTGGTGTTGATACTGTCATTATGCAAGAAGAAGCAGAGATAAGCGAAAGTGGTATTCGTTTTCCTCATCCAGCGAAAAAAGGCCAAAATATTCGCCATATTGGTGAAGATATTAAGGAAAATGAGGTTGTATTACCGGCGGGCACTAAGCTTTCAACAGCACAATTACCCTTAATCGCCTCTTTAGGGATCGCCACTGTACACGTTTATCGACGTTTAAAAGTTGCCGTTTTCTCAACGGGTGATGAGTTACAAACTATCGGTCAGCCATTAAAAGCGGGGCAAATTTATGATACCAATCGTTTTGCTGTCCGCCTAATGCTTGAAAAATTGGGTTGTGAAGTTTTAGATTTAGGCGTTATTCCTGACTCACCGGAAAAACTCCGTGAAACCTTTAAAAAAGCAGATCAAGAAGCCGATTTAGTGATCAGCAGTGGTGGCGTTTCTGTCGGTGAGGCTGATTATACCAAACAAATTCTTGATGAAATTGGCGAAATTGGTTTTTGGAAATTAGCCATTAAACCAGGAAAACCTTTTGCCTTTGGTCGATTACATCATGCATGGTTCTGTGGCTTACCGGGTAATCCTGTTTCAGCAACGGTCACATTCTACCAATTGGTTCAGCCTTTAATCGCGCGCTTGTCAGGCTTTAGTCATTGGAAAGCACCACAACGTTTCCAAGCCATAGCTCAATCATCATTGAAAAAATCAGTAGGCCGTCTTGATTTTCAACGTGGTATTGCAAGTATTAATGCTGAGGGTGTTTGGCAAGTGGATACTTCAGGCCACCAAGGCTCTCACGTTTATAGCTCTTTTAGTGTTGCTAACTGCTTTATCGTTTTAGAGCGTGAACGAGGCAAAATCGCAGCGGGCGAAACCGTTACTATCGAGCTATTTAATTCCCTGTTAAAAAGCGAATAG
- the yvdD gene encoding lysine decarboxylase translates to MNKIKSIAVYCGSSLGASPIYKEQAIIFAEELVKRNITLIYGGASVGIMGTLADTVLAEGGKVIGVIPTLLEGREISHKNLTELHVVETMHQRKSKMIELAEGFVALPGGFGTLEEFSEVFTWSQIGLHKKPLGILNINQFYSPLLMMIDKMADEQFLHEKYRNMAIVEQCPIQLLDKFETYIAPPVKTYNK, encoded by the coding sequence ATGAATAAAATAAAATCTATCGCTGTGTATTGTGGTTCTAGTTTAGGGGCCTCACCTATTTATAAAGAACAAGCCATTATTTTTGCCGAAGAGCTGGTTAAACGTAATATTACCTTAATTTATGGAGGAGCAAGTGTGGGAATTATGGGTACACTTGCAGATACAGTATTAGCTGAAGGCGGAAAAGTAATTGGGGTTATTCCTACGCTATTAGAAGGGCGTGAAATTTCTCATAAAAATCTGACTGAACTGCACGTTGTTGAGACCATGCATCAGCGTAAAAGCAAAATGATAGAACTAGCAGAAGGTTTTGTCGCTTTACCTGGTGGTTTTGGTACATTAGAGGAGTTTAGTGAAGTCTTTACATGGAGCCAAATTGGGTTGCATAAAAAACCCTTGGGCATACTTAATATTAATCAGTTTTATTCACCATTATTAATGATGATTGATAAAATGGCGGACGAACAATTCCTACATGAAAAATATCGCAATATGGCAATTGTAGAACAATGTCCTATTCAATTATTAGATAAGTTTGAAACATATATTGCACCTCCGGTAAAAACCTACAACAAATAA
- a CDS encoding vancomycin high temperature exclusion protein — translation MLKRLIYLFLTLFILLAVTLIACDRWIGWKTSPYIFEDIDKLPAKKVGMVLGTSKYYTSGYINQFYQYRIQGAVNAYNSGKIQYLLLSGDNAKHSYNEPNTMRKDLIKAGIPASRIVMDFAGFRTLDSVVRTKEVFGTDGFTIITQRFHCERAVFIALEKGIDAQCFAVASPKSMFKVRIREVFARAGAMIDVYILNREPRFLGPPETIPAIQSIPDGIKGYPAVSPEEVESLPLSDNNQEKN, via the coding sequence ATGCTAAAACGCCTCATTTATCTCTTTCTTACACTGTTTATTCTACTTGCTGTCACGCTAATTGCCTGCGATCGCTGGATCGGGTGGAAAACAAGCCCTTATATCTTTGAAGATATTGATAAATTACCCGCTAAAAAAGTGGGAATGGTTTTGGGTACATCCAAATACTACACCAGTGGTTACATTAATCAATTTTATCAATATCGCATACAGGGTGCTGTTAATGCCTATAACAGTGGTAAAATTCAATATTTATTGTTAAGTGGAGATAATGCAAAGCATAGCTATAACGAGCCTAATACGATGCGTAAAGATCTCATTAAAGCAGGTATTCCAGCTTCTCGTATCGTAATGGATTTTGCAGGATTCAGAACACTAGATTCTGTTGTGCGGACAAAGGAAGTCTTTGGCACGGATGGCTTTACTATTATTACCCAACGTTTTCATTGCGAACGCGCCGTTTTTATTGCTCTTGAAAAAGGGATTGATGCACAATGTTTCGCTGTTGCATCCCCAAAAAGTATGTTTAAAGTACGTATACGTGAAGTATTTGCCAGAGCGGGTGCAATGATTGATGTGTATATTTTAAACCGTGAGCCACGCTTTTTAGGGCCACCAGAAACCATTCCTGCGATACAATCTATTCCTGATGGCATAAAAGGATATCCTGCAGTTTCACCAGAGGAAGTAGAATCACTTCCTCTGAGTGACAATAATCAGGAGAAAAACTAA
- a CDS encoding MFS-family transporter: protein MNTSNHQSHSAQAFHIAFSGFLALVVAMGIGRFTFTPQVPLMIAGSQLTLTSAGIVAAFNYLGYLAGSYDAMRAINGVGYRLWAGLWGSVVITLLSAFLNDAFTHSIARFFIGWASGWTLVLVASWANELLARLNRPALSVAVYAGTGAGIFISGMLAVLIMKWQMTAMAGWIIYGSLAFICAIYVSYHLPKPWAMSRENVKVAPLTLTPAMKKLIWGYTFAGFGYILPATFLSQMAAERFPGSLIAQFVWPVFGASAALCIGIAILTRNVLNTQLRLAITLWLQALGILIAEWIPTITGLAIGAFLVGGGLMCAVQLAFLRGRELAPDHGRYMAGLLTTFYAIGQLVGPVISSLSTALTGKLEPALYVAFIVLIIGGFLVCLNEKN, encoded by the coding sequence ATGAATACTTCAAATCACCAAAGTCATTCAGCGCAAGCTTTTCATATCGCGTTTAGTGGTTTTCTTGCTTTGGTCGTAGCGATGGGAATAGGGCGTTTTACCTTTACACCACAGGTGCCACTGATGATTGCGGGATCTCAATTGACACTCACGAGCGCAGGTATTGTCGCGGCATTTAATTACCTTGGTTATCTCGCAGGCTCTTATGATGCCATGAGAGCTATTAACGGTGTGGGATATCGCTTGTGGGCTGGACTTTGGGGATCCGTTGTTATTACCTTGTTGTCTGCCTTTTTAAATGATGCCTTTACACACAGTATTGCCCGTTTTTTTATTGGTTGGGCAAGTGGCTGGACACTTGTGTTGGTAGCCTCATGGGCCAATGAGTTACTGGCTCGGTTAAATCGTCCTGCTTTAAGTGTTGCTGTTTATGCTGGTACAGGAGCGGGTATATTCATTAGCGGTATGCTTGCTGTATTAATTATGAAATGGCAAATGACGGCGATGGCTGGCTGGATTATTTATGGTTCACTTGCTTTTATTTGTGCAATATATGTGAGCTATCACCTTCCTAAACCTTGGGCGATGAGCCGAGAAAACGTAAAAGTTGCACCTTTAACACTGACCCCAGCAATGAAAAAGTTGATTTGGGGTTATACCTTTGCAGGTTTTGGTTATATTTTACCGGCCACATTTCTTTCTCAAATGGCGGCAGAGCGCTTTCCGGGTAGTTTAATTGCACAATTTGTTTGGCCTGTTTTTGGTGCTTCTGCTGCATTGTGTATTGGAATTGCCATTTTAACGCGTAATGTATTAAACACACAGTTACGATTAGCTATTACACTTTGGCTCCAAGCATTAGGCATTTTAATTGCAGAGTGGATACCAACAATAACAGGGCTTGCGATAGGTGCTTTTTTAGTTGGTGGCGGTTTGATGTGTGCAGTACAACTTGCTTTTTTACGAGGTCGAGAATTAGCGCCTGATCATGGGCGCTATATGGCGGGTTTACTCACGACTTTTTATGCCATTGGGCAATTAGTTGGTCCTGTTATATCTTCACTTTCAACAGCATTAACAGGAAAATTAGAACCCGCGCTTTACGTTGCCTTTATCGTGTTGATCATCGGTGGTTTTCTGGTGTGTTTAAATGAAAAAAATTAG
- a CDS encoding acetyltransferase — MIIIRKAIFSDVEEINALYSVLFNEMAKLQPDRLKPGKQDEAFIINGIKNNKFHLLVADLDGKIVGFSMAQIQETPMFNCLVQRKYAYIYDIVVDPTIRSQGTGSLLLNAMKEWAKSEKMTHLELSVLAENSAAKRFYEREGLKEVSTVMGITL; from the coding sequence ATGATAATAATAAGAAAAGCAATTTTTTCTGATGTGGAAGAAATTAATGCACTTTACTCGGTTTTATTTAATGAAATGGCAAAATTACAACCCGATCGATTAAAACCAGGTAAGCAAGATGAAGCTTTTATTATTAATGGAATAAAAAATAATAAGTTTCATCTGTTAGTGGCCGATTTAGACGGTAAAATTGTTGGATTTAGTATGGCGCAAATACAAGAAACGCCAATGTTTAACTGCTTAGTGCAACGTAAATACGCCTATATTTATGATATCGTTGTTGATCCTACTATTCGTAGTCAAGGCACTGGGAGCTTATTGCTTAACGCCATGAAAGAGTGGGCGAAATCAGAGAAAATGACGCATCTTGAGTTATCGGTATTAGCTGAAAATAGTGCAGCTAAGCGTTTTTACGAGCGAGAAGGATTAAAAGAAGTAAGCACTGTAATGGGGATTACTTTGTAG
- a CDS encoding Predicted membrane protein: MNESSHQRIESLDALRGMAILGILLLNISGFALLRVASFNPLHSGEASFGDRITWMALNLFAQGKFLFIFALLFGGTLYLLLRKGTRFNLSRLIVLALIGVIHTLFIWEGDILFPYSVCGLFVFAFIKSMTIKHQFILGAILYFCGALILGALFYYYRDFIDTVWYSTPYSQLAESDWKTGSYLNSVYYRLSEFSLFIFNLVRQYSWFLFGAMLMGAALMASGWLQQKFSRSHYGNVAFFFLTISLSLQTVIVLVDYFLDWDYLWAAVWAQPLTMLIQVIQSLGYVALFYWSWDIIQHSYFAYALRCVGKMALTTYLMQSLIGIILFQRMGLFNQFTLPELMPFVVVIWAINVAFAIIWLRYFPQGPIEWIWRKSATKLAQFF, from the coding sequence ATGAATGAATCGTCTCATCAACGTATCGAATCGCTTGATGCGTTGAGAGGAATGGCGATCCTTGGCATTTTATTGCTCAATATTTCAGGTTTTGCATTATTAAGAGTGGCTTCCTTTAACCCTTTACATTCGGGGGAAGCTTCTTTTGGTGATCGTATAACATGGATGGCATTAAATCTCTTTGCTCAAGGCAAGTTCCTCTTTATTTTTGCATTACTATTTGGTGGTACGCTTTATTTGCTTTTACGCAAAGGCACACGCTTTAATTTATCACGCTTAATTGTGTTAGCGTTGATTGGTGTTATTCATACATTATTTATTTGGGAAGGGGATATTTTATTCCCATACAGTGTGTGTGGTTTATTTGTTTTTGCTTTTATCAAATCAATGACAATAAAGCACCAATTTATATTGGGTGCAATACTCTATTTTTGTGGCGCTCTTATATTGGGTGCTCTATTTTATTATTATCGCGATTTTATTGATACTGTTTGGTATAGCACACCCTATTCTCAATTGGCTGAATCAGATTGGAAAACAGGATCTTATTTAAATAGTGTCTATTATCGCTTGAGTGAATTTAGCCTTTTTATCTTTAATTTAGTACGCCAATATAGCTGGTTTTTGTTTGGTGCTATGCTGATGGGTGCTGCATTAATGGCATCTGGCTGGTTACAGCAGAAATTTAGTCGTTCCCATTATGGGAATGTAGCGTTTTTTTTCCTCACAATCAGTTTAAGCTTACAAACGGTTATTGTACTGGTGGATTATTTTCTTGATTGGGATTATCTCTGGGCAGCGGTTTGGGCGCAACCTTTGACTATGTTGATCCAAGTAATACAAAGTTTGGGGTATGTGGCGCTTTTTTATTGGAGCTGGGATATCATTCAGCACTCCTATTTTGCTTATGCTTTACGCTGTGTAGGAAAAATGGCGCTAACGACCTATTTAATGCAAAGTCTTATTGGCATCATTTTGTTTCAGCGCATGGGATTATTTAACCAATTTACCCTACCTGAACTGATGCCTTTTGTTGTGGTTATTTGGGCAATCAATGTTGCTTTTGCCATAATTTGGCTACGTTATTTTCCACAAGGTCCAATAGAGTGGATTTGGCGCAAATCAGCTACAAAATTAGCGCAATTCTTTTAG
- the folE gene encoding GTP cyclohydrolase I, with the protein MSSLSKEAQWVHAALVERGLETPLRESKLSPSESKQQIEHHMTEVMKLLNLDLSDDSLAETPRRIAKMYVDEIFSGLDYHNFPKITLIENKMQVDEMVTVRDITLTSTCEHHFVTIDGKAIVAYIPKDKVIGLSKINRIVQFFAQRPQVQERLTQQILIALQTLLGTKNVAVSIDAVHYCVKARGIRDATSATTTTSLGGLFKSSQNTRQEFLRAVRHL; encoded by the coding sequence ATGTCATCATTAAGTAAAGAGGCGCAATGGGTGCACGCTGCGTTAGTTGAACGCGGTTTGGAAACGCCTCTTCGTGAATCAAAGCTATCTCCAAGTGAGAGTAAACAGCAAATTGAACATCATATGACAGAAGTGATGAAGCTGTTAAACCTGGATTTAAGCGACGATAGTTTGGCTGAAACGCCTCGTCGTATTGCTAAAATGTATGTTGATGAAATTTTCTCAGGACTGGATTATCACAATTTCCCAAAAATCACGCTCATTGAAAATAAAATGCAAGTGGATGAAATGGTGACGGTACGGGATATCACATTAACCAGTACTTGTGAGCATCATTTTGTCACCATTGATGGTAAAGCGATTGTGGCTTATATCCCAAAAGATAAAGTGATTGGTTTATCTAAAATTAACCGTATTGTGCAGTTTTTTGCTCAACGTCCTCAAGTTCAAGAACGCTTAACGCAACAAATACTGATTGCATTACAAACGTTATTAGGCACAAAAAATGTGGCAGTTTCGATAGATGCTGTTCACTACTGTGTTAAAGCTCGTGGTATTCGCGATGCAACGAGTGCAACGACAACAACCTCATTAGGTGGGTTATTTAAATCGAGTCAAAATACGCGTCAGGAATTTTTGCGCGCTGTTCGTCATCTTTGA
- the sfcA gene encoding malate dehydrogenase translates to MELEHESKRPLYIPYAGPILLEFPLLNKGSAFSEEERSTFNLHGLLPEAVETIEEQVERAYRQYLDFKNDNDKHIYLRNIQDTNETLFYRLLESHLTEMMPIIYTPTVGEACEHFSDIYRRARGLFISYPNRANIDDMLQNATKQNVKVIVVTDGERILGLGDQGIGGMGIPIGKLSLYTACGGISPAYTLPVVLDVGTNNPQRLNDPLYMGWRHPRITGDEYNEFVDEFIQAVKRRWPNVLLQFEDFAQKNAMPLLNRYRDELCCFNDDIQGTASVTLGSLIAASRAAGRQLKDQTVTFLGAGSAGCGIAEQIIAQMKSEGLSDEQARKRIFMVDRFGLLTDKLPNLLDFQSKLIQKSETLANWETESDAISLLEVVKNAKPTILIGVSGQAGLFTEEIIREMHKHCERPIVMPLSNPTSRVEARPEDIINWTDGQALVATGSPFAPVKYKDKEYPIAQCNNSYIFPGIGLGVIACGAKRVTDAMLMVASRALADCSPMAKDGNGSLLPLLADIQQVSRYIAKQVAKEAQVQGVATVTSDSALEEAIERNYWQPEYRIYKRTSF, encoded by the coding sequence ATGGAACTGGAACACGAAAGTAAACGCCCTCTCTACATCCCGTATGCAGGCCCAATCCTGCTTGAATTTCCCCTGTTAAATAAAGGTAGTGCTTTCAGCGAAGAAGAACGCAGCACCTTTAACTTACATGGTTTACTGCCTGAAGCAGTTGAAACTATTGAAGAGCAGGTTGAACGCGCTTATCGCCAATATCTTGATTTCAAAAACGATAACGATAAACACATTTACCTAAGAAACATCCAAGATACCAATGAAACCCTGTTTTATCGTTTATTGGAATCTCACCTGACTGAAATGATGCCAATCATTTACACACCAACAGTGGGTGAAGCTTGTGAACATTTCTCTGATATTTATCGTCGTGCTCGTGGCTTGTTTATCTCTTATCCTAACCGTGCCAATATCGACGATATGCTACAAAACGCCACTAAACAAAATGTAAAAGTAATTGTTGTTACTGATGGCGAACGTATTCTTGGTTTAGGTGACCAAGGTATCGGCGGTATGGGAATTCCTATCGGTAAACTCTCTTTATATACCGCGTGTGGCGGTATCAGCCCCGCGTACACACTGCCTGTTGTACTTGATGTTGGTACTAATAACCCACAGCGTTTAAACGATCCACTGTATATGGGATGGCGCCATCCTCGTATTACTGGTGATGAATATAACGAGTTCGTTGATGAATTTATTCAAGCGGTTAAACGTCGCTGGCCAAATGTTTTACTGCAATTTGAAGACTTCGCGCAAAAAAATGCAATGCCTTTACTAAACCGTTATCGTGATGAGTTATGTTGTTTTAACGATGATATTCAAGGTACTGCGTCTGTTACCTTAGGGAGTCTGATTGCAGCTAGTCGTGCTGCAGGTCGTCAATTAAAAGACCAAACCGTCACTTTCTTAGGTGCAGGCTCCGCAGGTTGTGGTATTGCTGAGCAAATCATTGCCCAAATGAAATCTGAAGGCTTAAGCGATGAACAAGCGCGTAAGCGTATCTTCATGGTTGACCGTTTTGGCTTATTAACAGATAAACTGCCAAATTTACTTGATTTCCAAAGCAAACTTATCCAAAAAAGTGAAACTCTTGCTAATTGGGAAACTGAAAGCGATGCGATTTCACTGTTAGAAGTGGTTAAGAATGCAAAACCAACGATCCTAATTGGTGTATCAGGACAAGCAGGGTTATTCACTGAAGAAATTATTCGTGAAATGCACAAACACTGTGAACGCCCTATCGTGATGCCATTATCTAACCCAACTTCACGTGTTGAAGCGCGCCCTGAAGATATTATCAATTGGACGGATGGCCAAGCTTTAGTTGCAACGGGTAGCCCATTTGCACCTGTAAAATACAAAGATAAAGAGTATCCAATTGCACAATGTAATAACTCTTATATCTTCCCAGGCATTGGGTTAGGTGTTATTGCCTGTGGTGCTAAACGTGTGACTGATGCCATGTTAATGGTTGCAAGTCGTGCATTAGCTGATTGCTCACCAATGGCAAAAGACGGTAATGGCTCTCTATTACCTTTACTGGCAGATATTCAACAAGTTTCGCGTTATATTGCAAAACAAGTTGCAAAGGAAGCACAAGTCCAAGGTGTTGCTACTGTCACCTCAGATTCGGCTTTAGAAGAAGCGATTGAACGTAATTATTGGCAACCTGAATACCGCATTTATAAAAGAACGTCATTCTAA